One region of Anas acuta chromosome Z, bAnaAcu1.1, whole genome shotgun sequence genomic DNA includes:
- the SPTLC1 gene encoding serine palmitoyltransferase 1, giving the protein MSAAVGVGQQWVLVEMVQAFYEAPAYHLILEGILILWIIRLIFSKTYKLQERSDLTPKEKEELIEEWQPEPLVPPVPKDHPALNYNVVSGPPTHKITVNGKECINFASFNFLGLLDNEKVKSAAQASLKKYGVGTCGPRGFYGTFDVHLELEDRLAKFMRTEEAIIYSYGFATIASAIPAYSKRGDIVFVDEAACFAIQKGLQASRSNIKLFKHNDMADLERLLKEQEIEDQKNPRKARVTRRFIVVEGLYMNTGDVCPLPELIKLKYKYKVRIFLEESLSFGVLGEHGRGITEHFGINIDDIDLISANMENSLASIGGFCCGRSFIIDHQRLSGQGYCFSASLPPLLAAAAIEALNIMEDNPDIFQTLRAKCEHMHKALQGIFGLKVVGESFSPALHLQLEDSSGSRENDVKLLKRVVDYCMNSGIALTQARYLEKEEKCLPSPSIRVVITVEQTEQELDKAASLIKEAAQSVLN; this is encoded by the exons atgTCGGCGGCGGTGGGCGTGGGTCAGCAGTGGGTGCTGGTGGAGATGGTGCAGGCCTTCTACGAg gCTCCTGCTTACCATCTTATTTTGGAAGGAATTCTAATTCTGTGGATAATCAGACTTATTTTCTCCAAGACATATAAACTTCAAGAGCGATCTGATCTAACACCTAAG gaaaaagaagagttgATTGAAGAATGGCAGCCAGAGCCGCTTGTTCCACCTGTACCGAAAGATCACCCAGCTCTTAACTACAATGTTGTTTCAGG TCCTCCCACCCATAAAATCACCGTTAATGGCAAAGAATGTATAAACTTTGCATCGTTCAATTTTCTCGGACTTCTGGATAATGAGAAAGTTAAG AGTGCAGCCCAAGCATCTCTGAAGAAGTATGGAGTTGGTACTTGTGGACCTAGAGGATTCTATGGTACTTTTg ATGTGCACCTAGAATTAGAAGACCGACTAGCAAAATTCATGAGGACAGAGGAAGCTATTATATACTCATATGGTTTTGCAACAATTGCCAGTGCTATTCCTGCATATTCAAAAAGAGGGGACATAGTGTTTGT AGATGAAGCTGCCTGCTTTGCTATTCAGAAGGGTTTACAAGCATCTCGTAGTAACATCAAGTTATTTAAGCATAATGATATGGCTGACCTTGAACGACTCTTGAAGGAGCAGGAGATTGAAGATCAAAAG AATCCTCGCAAGGCCCGTGTGACTCGAAGGTTTATTGTGGTGGAAGGATTGTATATGAATACAGGAGACGTTTGCCCTCTTCCAGAATTA ATAAAATTGAAGTATAAATACAAAGTTAGAATCTTTTTGGAAGAGAGCCTTTCCTTTGGAGTCCTTGGAGAACATGGGAGAGGAATTACTGAACACTTTGGAATAAAT ATTGATGATATAGATCTTATTAGTGCAAACATGGAAAATTCACTGGCTTCTATTGGAGGATTTTGCTGTGGCAGATCTTTTATTATTGACCATCAG cgATTGTCTGGTCAAGGCTATTGCTTTTCTGCATCTCTACCTCCTTTgttagctgctgctgctattgAGGCTCTAAATATTATGGAAGATAATCCAG acATTTTTCAGACTCTCCGGGCTAAATGTGAACATATGCACAAGGCTTTACAGGG GATTTTTGGCTTGAAAGTAGTGGGAGAATCATTTTCTCCAGCATTGCACTTACAGTTGGAAGACAGCAGTGGATCTCGAGAAAATGATGTGAAGTTACTGAAGAGAGTTGTGGACTAT tgcATGAATAGTGGTATTGCATTAACTCAGGCCCGCTatctggagaaagaagaaaaatgtcttccttCACCCAG TATTCGAGTAGTGATAACTGTGgaacaaacagaacaagaacTGGACAAAGCTGCATCACTTATTAAGGAAGCTGCGCAGTCTGTACTGAATTAA